A window of the Gossypium hirsutum isolate 1008001.06 chromosome A05, Gossypium_hirsutum_v2.1, whole genome shotgun sequence genome harbors these coding sequences:
- the LOC107958501 gene encoding (R)-mandelonitrile lyase-like: protein MGRHLVFWLQCTAILLLLSPVSSLARPLPQGDPLYLNFVLNATYFPSEDYYDYIVVGGGTAGCPLAATLSQSYRVLVLERGGVPYGNQNLMNQEGFLTTLTEADTFDSPAQSFTSEDGVLNSRGRVLGGSSAINAGFYSRADPEFYESSGVNWDLSLVNQSYEWVERGVVFRPELKNWQSAVRDALLEAGIDPYHGFTLDHLVGTKIGGSTFDSSGKRHSSADLLNYAKPANIKVALYASVERVLLASSSSNVLSRQSAIGVVYRDETGRYHHAMVKEKGEVLLCAGAIGSPQLLLLSGIGPRPYLSSWGIPVVYHHPYVGQFVYDNPRNGISILPPIPLEYSLIQVAGITEMGAYVEAASNVIPFTTPSRSAFIRPPSSPLLLTVATIMEKIVGPISTGSLRLASTDVRVNPIVRFNYFSNPIDLERCVNGTRKIGDILRSRSMDDFKFNEWFGGRNFRFVGPSLPVDQSNYEQMADFCRRTVSTIWHYHGGCVVGRVVDQNYHVIGIDALRVVDGSTFTISPGTNPQATVMMLGRYVGLRIIKERKRLK, encoded by the exons ATGGGGAGACACTTGGTTTTTTGGCTTCAATGCACTGCCATCTTGCTGCTGTTATCTCCAGTTTCATCTCTTGCAAGACCACTTCCTCAAGGAG ACCCACTTTACTTGAACTTCGTGTTGAATGCGACGTATTTTCCATCCGAGGACTACTATGACTACATCGTCGTAGGAGGAGGGACCGCAGGTTGTCCATTAGCCGCCACTTTGTCACAGTCATATCGGGTTCTTGTCCTTGAAAGAGGAGGCGTTCCCTATGGTAAccaaaatttgatgaatcaagaAGGGTTCTTGACCACACTCACCGAGGCCGACACCTTCGACTCTCCTGCTCAGAGCTTTACTTCGGAGGACGGGGTCCTAAACTCCCGTGGACGTGTTCTTGGTGGCAGTAGTGCCATCAATGCCGGCTTCTATAGTCGAGCTGATCCTGAGTTTTATGAGAGTTCCGGTGTGAATTGGGATCTCAGTTTGGTTAACCAATCTTATGAGTGGGTTGAGAGGGGAGTTGTGTTTAGGCCAGAGTTAAAGAACTGGCAATCAGCTGTTAGGGATGCTTTGCTAGAGGCAGGGATTGATCCTTACCATGGCTTTACTTTGGACCATTTGGTTGGAACAAAGATTGGAGGCTCCACTTTTGATAGCTCCGGCAAGAGGCATAGCTCCGCGGATCTTCTGAATTATGCAAAACCAGCAAACATTAAAGTGGCACTTTATGCAAGTGTGGAAAGGGTATTActggcttcttcttcttcaaatgtGTTGTCTCGGCAGTCTGCGATCGGGGTCGTGTATCGCGATGAAACTGGAAGGTATCACCACGCTATGGTGAAGGAAAAAGGTGAGGTGCTGCTATGTGCTGGAGCCATTGGAAGTCCACAGTTATTGCTGCTGAGTGGAATTGGTCCAAGGCCTTACTTGTCTTCTTGGGGAATTCCGGTTGTATATCACCATCCATATGTAGGCCAATTTGTCTACGATAATCCGAGGAACGGCATCTCAATTTTGCCTCCAATCCCACTAGAGTACTCACTTATACAGGTTGCCGGGATAACGGAAATGGGGGCATATGTTGAGGCTGCTTCAAATGTTATTCCTTTTACAACCCCTTCACGCTCAGCGTTCATTAGACCGCCTTCTTCCCCTCTGCTTTTAACAGTGGCTACTATCATGGAGAAGATTGTCGGGCCTATTTCAACTGGTTCGTTAAGGTTGGCCTCGACTGATGTCAGGGTGAATCCCATAGTACGCTTTAACTACTTTAGCAATCCCATAGACTTGGAGAGATGTGTGAATGGAACACGCAAGATTGGGGATATCTTGAGGAGTCGATCCATGGATGATTTTAAGTTCAACGAATGGTTTGGGGGCAGAAATTTCAGGTTTGTAGGGCCTTCATTGCCTGTTGACCAATCAAACTATGAACAGATGGCAGATTTTTGCCGGCGTACTGTGAGCACCATATGGCATTACCATGGTGGCTGTGTTGTGGGGAGAGTGGTTGATCAAAATTATCATGTTATCGGGATTGATGCGCTCAGAGTAGTCGACGGATCAACGTTTACTATATCGCCAGGAACCAACCCTCAGGCAACAGTGATGATGCTTGGGAGGTACGTTGGCCTGAGGATAATCAAAGAGCGAAAGCGATTGAAATGA
- the LOC107958500 gene encoding exocyst complex component EXO84B isoform X1, with translation MATAKTGRSTRPTTAAKENGTKIEEGLNVFKSDRFDADAFVQSKCSLNDKEIRQLCSYLLDLKRASAEEMRKSVYANYSAFIRTSKEISDLEGELSSIRNLLSTQATLIHGLAEGVRIDSLSPKVSEGPNANSLLNIEDREPSDLEKWSAEFPDHLDVLLAEKRVDEALAALDEGEQAVAEAKETNSLSPAALTYLQTAIVERKQKLSDQLAEAACQPSTRGAELRAAILALKKLGDGPRAHSLLLNAHFQRYQYNMLSLRPSSTSYGGAYTAALSQLVFSAIAQAASASLRIFGKEPAYTSELVVWATKQTEAFALLVKRHALASSAAAGGLRAAAECVQIALGHCSLLEARGLALCPVLLKLFRPSVEQALNANLKRIEESTAALAAADDWVLTYPPGSNRQSGWPSSASLGNTTAFQHKLTSSAHRFNSMVQDFFEDVGPLLSMQLGGQTLEGLFQVFDSYVNMLIRALPGSMDEEADFGGTGNKIVRIAETEGQQIALLANASLLADELLPRAAMKLSPSQASYKDDHRRRTSDRQNRHPEQREWKRRLVGSVERLKNTFCQQHALDLIFTEEGDSHLTAEMYINMDGTAEEVEWFPSPIFQELFAKLNSIASLAADMFVGRERFATLLLVRLTETVIIWLSEDQSFWDDIEEGPRPLGPLGLQQLYLDIKFVICFASQGRYLSRNLHRVVNDIIAKAMAAFAATGMDPYGVLPDDEWFNEICQDAIERLSGKSKADRDLNSPTASVSAQSISSVRSHGSY, from the exons ATGGCAACTGCGAAAACAGGGCGGTCCACTCGACCCACCACAGCTGCCAAAGAAAACGGCACGAAGATCGAAGAAGGCCTCAATGTTTTCAAATCCGACAGGTTCGACGCCGATGCTTTTGTTCAGTCAAAGTGTTCTCTCAACGACAAG GAAATAAGACAATTATGTTCCTATCTGTTGGATTTGAAGAGAGCTTCTGCTGAAGAAATGCGTAAAAGCGTTTATGCTAATTATTCCGCTTTTATACG CACATCtaaggagatatctgatttagAAGGAGAGCTTTCATCAATAAGAAATCTGCTTTCAACACAAGCAACATTAATTCATGGTTTGGCTGAGGGGGTTCGTATAGATTCATTGTCTCCCAAAGTTTCTGAAGGTCCTAATGCTAATAGTTTGTTAAATATTGAAGATAGAGAACCCTCAGATCTCGAGAAATGGTCAGCAGAATTCCCTGATCACCTGGATGTTTTGTTAGCTGAGAAGAGAGTAGATGAAGCTCTAGCAGCCCTTGATGAAGGAGAGCAGGCAGTTGCTGAAGCAAAGGAAACAAATTCATTGAGTCCTGCAGCACTTACATATTTACAGACTGCTATTGTAGAGCGGAAGCAAAAGTTGTCTGACCAGCTTGCTGAAGCCGCTTGTCAACCTTCTACACGTGGAGCTGAACTCCGTGCAGCAATATTAGCTCTTAAAAAGCTCGGTGATGGACCGCGTGCTCATAGTTTGCTCCTTAATGCTCATTTTCAAAGATATCAATATAACATGCTTAGCCTTCGCCCGTCAAGCACCTCATATGGAGGAGCATATACTGCTGCCCTCTCACAGTTGGTGTTCTCTGCTATTGCTCAGGCTGCTAGTGCTTCCTTGAGAATCTTTGGTAAGGAACCAGCTTATACTTCGGAGCTTGTGGTCTGGGCTACGAAGCAAACAGAGGCATTTGCCCTTCTTGTTAAAAGACATGCATTGGCTTCTTCAGCAGCTGCTGGTGGTCTAAGGGCTGCTGCAGAATGTGTTCAGATAGCTTTAGGTCATTGCTCATTGCTGGAAGCTCGTGGCTTGGCACTTTGTCCTGTGCTTTTGAAACTCTTTAGGCCTAGTGTCGAGCAGGCACTCAATGCTAATCTCAAAAGAATTGAAGAAAGCACTGCAGCTTTGGCTGCAGCTGATGATTGGGTGCTAACATACCCCCCAGGCAGTAATCGTCAATCTGGCTGGCCCTCTAGTGCATCCCTTGGTAATACAACAGCATTTCAGCATAAACTAACAAGCAGTGCTCATCGATTCAATTCTATGGTCCAG GACTTCTTTGAGGATGTCGGACCGCTATTAAGCATGCAGTTGGGAGGGCAAACACTGGAAGGTTTGTTTCAGGTGTTTGACTCATATGTAAACATGCTCATAAGAGCATTACCTGGTTCGATGGATGAAGAAGCAGACTTTGGGGGTACTGGAAATAAAATTGTACGAATAGCTGAGACTGAGGGTCAACAAATTGCATTGCTAGCAAATGCTTCATTGTTGGCAGATGAACTTCTTCCCCGTGCAGCCATGAAGCTGTCCCCAAGTCAGGCTAGTTACAAGGATGACCACCGTAGAAGAACTTCAGATAGACAAAACCGTCACCCTGAGCAACGAGAATGGAAGAGGCGCCTTGTGGGTTCAGTTGAGAGACTAAAGAATACATTTTGTCAACAGCATGCCCTGGATCTCATTTTCACAGAAGAGGGTGATAGCCATCTTACTGCAGAAATGTACATTAATATGGATGGTACTGCAGAGGAGGTGGAATGGTTTCCATCTCCAATATTTCAG GAACTCTTTGCAAAACTAAACAGCATTGCTAGCTTGGCAGCAGATATGTTTGTAGGAAGGGAAAGATTTGCTACATTGCTATTGGTGCGACTTACCGAAACTGTCATCATATGGCTTTCAGAAGATCAAAGCTTTTGGGATGATATTGAGGAAGGACCAAGGCCTTTAGGTCCATTAGGTTTACAGCAG CTTTATCtggatataaaatttgtcatatGCTTTGCTTCCCAAGGTCGGTACCTATCAAGGAATTTGCATAGAGTTGTCAACGACATAATTGCTAAAGCCATGGCTGCATTTGCTGCCACAGGGATGGATCCATATGG AGTGCTGCCTGACGATGAGTGGTTCAATGAAATTTGTCAAGATGCAATTGAAAGATTAAGTGGAAAATCGAAAGCCGACCGGGATCTGAACAGCCCCACTGCCTCCGTATCAGCACAATCAATTTCATCTGTAAGATCACATGGGAGTTACTAG
- the LOC107958500 gene encoding exocyst complex component EXO84B isoform X2 — translation MATAKTGRSTRPTTAAKENGTKIEEGLNVFKSDRFDADAFVQSKCSLNDKEIRQLCSYLLDLKRASAEEMRKSVYANYSAFIRTSKEISDLEGELSSIRNLLSTQATLIHGLAEGVRIDSLSPKVSEGPNANSLLNIEDREPSDLEKWSAEFPDHLDVLLAEKRVDEALAALDEGEQAVAEAKETNSLSPAALTYLQTAIVERKQKLSDQLAEAACQPSTRGAELRAAILALKKLGDGPRAHSLLLNAHFQRYQYNMLSLRPSSTSYGGAYTAALSQLVFSAIAQAASASLRIFGKEPAYTSELVVWATKQTEAFALLVKRHALASSAAAGGLRAAAECVQIALGHCSLLEARGLALCPVLLKLFRPSVEQALNANLKRIEESTAALAAADDWVLTYPPGSNRQSGWPSSASLGNTTAFQHKLTSSAHRFNSMVQDFFEDVGPLLSMQLGGQTLEGLFQVFDSYVNMLIRALPGSMDEEADFGGTGNKIVRIAETEGQQIALLANASLLADELLPRAAMKLSPSQASYKDDHRRRTSDRQNRHPEQREWKRRLVGSVERLKNTFCQQHALDLIFTEEGDSHLTAEMYINMDGTAEEVEWFPSPIFQELFAKLNSIASLAADMFVGRERFATLLLVRLTETVIIWLSEDQSFWDDIEEGPRPLGPLGLQQLYLDIKFVICFASQGRYLSRNLHRVVNDIIAKAMAAFAATGMDPYGWEVWLNIVGFNGKMVLAILKVVGCMCK, via the exons ATGGCAACTGCGAAAACAGGGCGGTCCACTCGACCCACCACAGCTGCCAAAGAAAACGGCACGAAGATCGAAGAAGGCCTCAATGTTTTCAAATCCGACAGGTTCGACGCCGATGCTTTTGTTCAGTCAAAGTGTTCTCTCAACGACAAG GAAATAAGACAATTATGTTCCTATCTGTTGGATTTGAAGAGAGCTTCTGCTGAAGAAATGCGTAAAAGCGTTTATGCTAATTATTCCGCTTTTATACG CACATCtaaggagatatctgatttagAAGGAGAGCTTTCATCAATAAGAAATCTGCTTTCAACACAAGCAACATTAATTCATGGTTTGGCTGAGGGGGTTCGTATAGATTCATTGTCTCCCAAAGTTTCTGAAGGTCCTAATGCTAATAGTTTGTTAAATATTGAAGATAGAGAACCCTCAGATCTCGAGAAATGGTCAGCAGAATTCCCTGATCACCTGGATGTTTTGTTAGCTGAGAAGAGAGTAGATGAAGCTCTAGCAGCCCTTGATGAAGGAGAGCAGGCAGTTGCTGAAGCAAAGGAAACAAATTCATTGAGTCCTGCAGCACTTACATATTTACAGACTGCTATTGTAGAGCGGAAGCAAAAGTTGTCTGACCAGCTTGCTGAAGCCGCTTGTCAACCTTCTACACGTGGAGCTGAACTCCGTGCAGCAATATTAGCTCTTAAAAAGCTCGGTGATGGACCGCGTGCTCATAGTTTGCTCCTTAATGCTCATTTTCAAAGATATCAATATAACATGCTTAGCCTTCGCCCGTCAAGCACCTCATATGGAGGAGCATATACTGCTGCCCTCTCACAGTTGGTGTTCTCTGCTATTGCTCAGGCTGCTAGTGCTTCCTTGAGAATCTTTGGTAAGGAACCAGCTTATACTTCGGAGCTTGTGGTCTGGGCTACGAAGCAAACAGAGGCATTTGCCCTTCTTGTTAAAAGACATGCATTGGCTTCTTCAGCAGCTGCTGGTGGTCTAAGGGCTGCTGCAGAATGTGTTCAGATAGCTTTAGGTCATTGCTCATTGCTGGAAGCTCGTGGCTTGGCACTTTGTCCTGTGCTTTTGAAACTCTTTAGGCCTAGTGTCGAGCAGGCACTCAATGCTAATCTCAAAAGAATTGAAGAAAGCACTGCAGCTTTGGCTGCAGCTGATGATTGGGTGCTAACATACCCCCCAGGCAGTAATCGTCAATCTGGCTGGCCCTCTAGTGCATCCCTTGGTAATACAACAGCATTTCAGCATAAACTAACAAGCAGTGCTCATCGATTCAATTCTATGGTCCAG GACTTCTTTGAGGATGTCGGACCGCTATTAAGCATGCAGTTGGGAGGGCAAACACTGGAAGGTTTGTTTCAGGTGTTTGACTCATATGTAAACATGCTCATAAGAGCATTACCTGGTTCGATGGATGAAGAAGCAGACTTTGGGGGTACTGGAAATAAAATTGTACGAATAGCTGAGACTGAGGGTCAACAAATTGCATTGCTAGCAAATGCTTCATTGTTGGCAGATGAACTTCTTCCCCGTGCAGCCATGAAGCTGTCCCCAAGTCAGGCTAGTTACAAGGATGACCACCGTAGAAGAACTTCAGATAGACAAAACCGTCACCCTGAGCAACGAGAATGGAAGAGGCGCCTTGTGGGTTCAGTTGAGAGACTAAAGAATACATTTTGTCAACAGCATGCCCTGGATCTCATTTTCACAGAAGAGGGTGATAGCCATCTTACTGCAGAAATGTACATTAATATGGATGGTACTGCAGAGGAGGTGGAATGGTTTCCATCTCCAATATTTCAG GAACTCTTTGCAAAACTAAACAGCATTGCTAGCTTGGCAGCAGATATGTTTGTAGGAAGGGAAAGATTTGCTACATTGCTATTGGTGCGACTTACCGAAACTGTCATCATATGGCTTTCAGAAGATCAAAGCTTTTGGGATGATATTGAGGAAGGACCAAGGCCTTTAGGTCCATTAGGTTTACAGCAG CTTTATCtggatataaaatttgtcatatGCTTTGCTTCCCAAGGTCGGTACCTATCAAGGAATTTGCATAGAGTTGTCAACGACATAATTGCTAAAGCCATGGCTGCATTTGCTGCCACAGGGATGGATCCATATGG ATGGGAAGTGTGGTTAAACATTGTTGGATTTAACGGGAAGATGGTATTGGCTATTTTGAAAGTCGTTGGATGCATGTGTAAGTAG
- the LOC107958499 gene encoding protein YIP4b → MSNSHSDTIPLHPSSQSDIDEIENLINASVQSGPATVLPARPPSPPRASIPVSSSPFIQSKIPPPPPQSSSSSNHKVPSVPAAPPPPPPVGNSSSIVATGFGPPSNTLTEPVWDTVKRDLSRIVSNLKLVVFPNPYREDPGKALRDWDLWGPFFFIVFLGLTLSWSASVKKSEVFAVAFALLAAGAIILTLNVLLLGGHIIFFQSLSLLGYCLFPLDIGALICLLKDNVIIKMIVVSVTLAWSSWAAYPFMSSAVNPRRKALALYPVFLMYVSVGFLIIAID, encoded by the exons ATGTCAAATTCGCATAGCGATACGATACCTCTTCACCCCTCGTCCCAATCGGACATCGACGAGATCGAGAATCTAATCAATGCCAGCGTCCAATCCGGTCCAGCCACTGTACTCCCGGCCCGCCCTCCAAGCCCACCTCGGGCCTCCATCCCGGTCTCTTCTTCCCCCTTCATCCAGTCCAAAATCCCTCCTCCGCCTCCGCAGTCTTCATCATCGTCCAATCATAAGGTGCCGTCTGTCCCTGCTGCCCCTCCTCCTCCTCCCCCCGTCGGTAACTCTAGCAGCATCGTGGCCACCGGGTTCGGTCCTCCGTCTAACACCCTAACGGAGCCTGTTTGGGACACCGTGAAAAGAGATCTGTCCAGGATCGTTAGTAACTTGAAGCTGGTGGTGTTTCCGAACCCCTACAGAGAAGATCCTGGAAAGGCGTTGAGAGATTGGGATCTGTGGGGTCCTTTCTTCTTCATTGTCTTCTTAGGACTCACGCTTTCTTGGTCTGCCTCCGTTAAAAAG TCTGAGGTATTTGCTGTCGCATTTGCACTGCTTGCAGCTGGTGCTATAATCTTGACATTGAATGTTCTACTACTG GGTGGGCATATCATTTTCTTCCAGAGTCTGAGTCTTCTTGGTTATTGTTTATTCCCTCTGGATATAGGAGCCCTTATCTGTTTGTTGAAGGACAATGTGATAATCAAAATGATTGTGGTTAGTGTGACATTGGCTTGGAGCTCATGGGCAGCCTATCCTTTCATGAGTTCAGCTGTGAATCCAAGGAGAAAAGCACTTGCACTCTATCCTGTTTTTCTTATGTATGTATCAGTTGGTTTTCTCATCATTGCCATTGATTGA